In Rhododendron vialii isolate Sample 1 chromosome 9a, ASM3025357v1, the following are encoded in one genomic region:
- the LOC131300955 gene encoding uncharacterized protein LOC131300955, with the protein MGQAFRKLFDTFFGNTEMRVVMLGLDAAGKTTILYKLHIGEVLSTVPTIGFNVEKVQYKNVVFTVWDVGGQEKLRPLWRHYFNNTDGLIYVVDSLDRERIGKAKQEFQAIIRDPFMLNSVILVFANKQDMKGAMTPMEVCEGLGLNDLKNRKWHIQGTCALKGDGLYEGLDWLSSTLKELKAAGYSSVGTSLF; encoded by the exons ATGGGACAAGCCTTTCGCAAGCTCTTCGACACTTTCTTCGGCAATACCGAGATGagg GTTGTGATGCTTGGCCTGGATGCTGCTGGTAAAACAACAATCCTGTACAAACTGCACATTGGAGAAGTTTTATCGACTGTTCCTACAATTG GTTTCAATGTGGAGAAAGTGCAGTATAAGAATGTAGTCTTCACAGTGTGGGATGTAGGAGGCCAAGAGAAATTAAGGCCGCTATGGAGGCATTACTTCAATAATACAGATGGACTG ATTTATGTTGTTGACTCTTTGGACCGAGAGAGGATCGgaaaagcaaaacaagagtTTCAG GCCATCATTAGAGATCCGTTTATGCTTAACAGCGTCATCCTCGTGTTTGCAAACAAACAGGACATG AAAGGAGCAATGACGCCAATGGAAGTATGCGAAGGACTTGGGCTTAATGATCTTAAGAACAGAAAATGGCATATACAAGGGACTTGTGCTCTTAAAGGTGATGGCCTTTACGAGGGGTTGGACTGGTTATCTAGCACTCTCAAGGAGTTAAAAGCCGCGGGATACTCTTCAGTAGGCACCTCATTATTCTAA
- the LOC131300954 gene encoding ER lumen protein-retaining receptor B-like: MNLFRLAGDMTHLLSIIVLLLKIRTMKSCAGISLKTQELYIVVFATRYLDLFTRHVSYYNTIMKLVFLGTSVAIVWYMRYHKVVKQTYQKDEDTFKHYFLIPPCFVLALMVHHAFNVIEVLWSFSLYLEAVAILPQLVLLQRSRNIDNLTGKYVFLLGAYRALYLINWIYRFFMEKHQVRWIPWLSGLVQTALYADFFYYYIKSLNKPRKPLPV; the protein is encoded by the exons ATGAATTTGTTCAGGTTGGCTGGGGACATGACACACCTCCTCAGCATAATAGTCCTCCTCCTCAAGATCCGCACCATGAAATCTTGCGCAg GAATCTCTTTGAAGACTCAAGAACTCTATATTGTAGTCTTTGCCACTCGCTACCTTGATTTGTTTACGAGACACGTCTCATACTACAACACTATAATGAAGCTGGTCTTCCTTGGAACTTCAGTTGCTATTGTCTGGTACATGAGGTACCATAAAGTAGTGAAACAAACATACCAGAAGGATGAAGACACTTTCAAACACTATTTTCTTATTCCTCCCTGCTTTGTGCTGGCTCTTATGGTTCATCATGCTTTTAATGTGATTGAG GTTCTCTGGTCATTTTCACTATATCTTGAAGCGGTAGCAATCTTGCCACAGTTGGTGCTGTTGCAGCGGTCAAGAAACATTGACAATTTGACTGGCAAATATGTCTTTCTTCTTGG TGCTTACCGGGCATTGTATTTGATCAACTGGATTTATCGTTTCTTCATGGAGAAACACCAAGTCCGCTGGATAC CTTGGTTATCTGGCTTGGTTCAGACTGCTCTTTATGCAGATTTCTTCTACTACTACATAAAGAG CTTGAATAAGCCCAGGAAGCCGCTTCCTGTTTGA